TGACGCGGCGGCCGTGGCGTTTCGGGAGTGCGATGGCGCAGACGGCGATTGCCGCCTGCTGGCAGCGTGGTGTGCCCACTTGGCCGGCATGCCGCGGCAGGCCAAACGCGACCTTCATCTTGCGGCGCGACGAGGGGTCACCGACGAGGTAATGGCGCGCGCGCTCGGCGCGCTCGCGTTCGCCCTCGGGCAAGATGTGCTGGCCGCGGCCTGGGCGAAGAGCTGTGCCGCGGATACGCGCTTTGTGCCAATCGCGTTCGAGATTTGGAGCTTGCTCGCATGGAGGGACGGGCGCGTTCGAGAGGCCGCATGCTTGGCGAAAAAGGCGGTGACAGCGGGTGGGCGTCGCCACGCGCCGGTGTTCTTAGCCACTGAATTCAGCCGCCACGGCGCTGAAGCGCACGAGCGCACAGACGGCCCATCGAGTACAATGGGCTTAGAGGATGAACGGACAAACTAACGGCGGGAGTGTGCAACGCGAGTGGAATGGATCATCGTGGATGTGGAGACCACGGGGCTTGACCCTGAGCGCGCGGAAATTCTCGAAATCGGCGCGCTCAAAGTGGTGGGGAATGAGGTTTTGGAAACCTTTCATACGTTGGTGCGCCCCGAACAGCCCATTCCCGATGAAATCACGCGGCTCACGGGCCTTTCGGACGAGGATGTGTCCGCGGCGCCGGCGGAGCGCGAGGCTTTGGGCCGCTTTGCCGCCTTTGTCGGGACGACGCCACTCGCGGCTCACCACCTTGCGTTCGAGCGCAACTTCCTGCAAACGCGCGCGGCGCGTCACGGCCTGTCGCTTCAGGTGGGCGACGGTCTGTGCACGCTGCAACTCGCGCGCATCCTCGCTCCGCGCCTGATGAGCCACCGGCTCGAGTACTTGGCGCGCCGCTTGCGCTTGCGCGCGAGCGGCGCCCATCGAGCGCTCGCGGATGCACAGACCGCGCATCAACTGCTTCTGCGGTTACAGGAAAAGGCGGAGCGCCTGCCCCGGGAACTGTTGGACGTGCTTGCCGGGCTCGCAGGCCTCTTTTCGCCGCTCACCTCCGCCTGGTTTGAACAAGTTCGAAGCACGTGTGGCCCTCAAACGGCAGATCTCGAAGAGCGACAAGGACTATTTTTCACGAAGCCGGCTGCGATGCCACGTCCGGACGTTCCTGATGAGCTCGCGCAGATCGATCCGGCCAAACTGAAAGAGATCGGCCGCAGGGCGATCGAGATGCTCCAAGAGGGCGGGGCGCTTGCCGCGTTGATGCCCGAATTCGAAGCTCGTCCAGGCCAGTTGGCCATGGCGGAGGCCGTTGCGCAGGCCCTCGCCGAAGGCAAGCACGCGATGGTCGAGGCGGGCACGGGAACGGGAAAATCGCTCGCCTATCTCGTACCTGGCGTGCTCGTGGCGATGGCGACCGGAGAGCCCGTGGTCGTCAGCACGCACACGCTTTCCCTGCAGGATCAGATTGCCGAGCGCGACTTTCCCCTGCTGCGGAAGATGTTCGGCGAGGATCTGCGTCTGGTCGTGCAGAAGGGTCGCAACAACTACGTGTGCCTGCGAAAGGTTCGGAGCGAGGCTCGCCTGACGACGATGGCTACGCCCATCGAAGACATTCTCAGCGTCATGGCCATCTTGGTCTGGCTGACCGAAACGCCGGATGGCACGCGAGAGACGCTGTCCAAGTCGTCCGTCGGCCCGAGTCTTTGGGCCCGCGTCCAGAGCGAAAGCGAGTCGTGCATCAACCGGCGTTGTCCGTTTTTCCACCCATGCTATTACTTCCGCACCAAGCAGGCCGCCCAACATGCGCACGTGATCGTCACGAATCACTCGCTCGTCATGTCGGACTTGGCCTCGGAACATCACGTGTTGCCCAAGTATCAGCACCTCATCGTCGACGAGGCCCATCACCTGGAGGAGCAGGCTACGCATCATCTGGGCTTCGAGGTGCAAAGTGGGGGCATGGCTGCCTTGTCCCACCGCTTGGTGCGCGATCGCGGCCGAGGCGGGGTGTTGGCCGAGGTGGCCCGACTGCTCGAGGAACTGGACATGCGCGGAAAGGTCCTCGACGACCTCGAAGAGGGCAAAGAGTGGGTCGCCACTGTGGCGGGCGAGGTCGACGAGGCGTTTCAGGCCATCGCCGCGTACCTCCCGCCGGGTCAGTCGGAGATCCGCCTCGACGCATCGTGGCGAGCGAGCGACTCGTTTCAGGCGTATCGGGCAGCGATGGAGCGGGCGGAAGCGGGGGTCAAACGCCTGGAACAGCTTCGGACTCGGCTCGTCGAGCTCGTCAAATCGCTGCCCTCCGAGGATCATGTCGGGCGTGTGGTGGACGCGTCGGGGTTTCTCGGATCCTGGCTCGACGGGATCGGCCGCATGAGAGAAGTGATGGAGGACAGGCCGGACGACGTGACGTGGGCCGAGGTGCAGGCGAGCGGCGCTCGCACGCGAGTGAGTGTCCATCGGGCCCCGGTGGACGTCGCGCGCGTGTTGAAGCAACAACTTTTCGACCCGCTGCGCTCCGTCATTTTGACCTCCGCCACGCTCGCCG
This is a stretch of genomic DNA from Alicyclobacillus vulcanalis. It encodes these proteins:
- a CDS encoding tetratricopeptide repeat protein: MNGFTAGDGMWAWRAQSALEEARGALALGLYARAKRAAARAIALGSRPSSAYALFARACAGDGRWSEADRALAVGWQRADRVEDAFALLRTAGDVYYRRGHFAAAALSWQRALMLCPDWPGGWYRLGCACACAGAFDAAAVAFRECDGADGDCRLLAAWCAHLAGMPRQAKRDLHLAARRGVTDEVMARALGALAFALGQDVLAAAWAKSCAADTRFVPIAFEIWSLLAWRDGRVREAACLAKKAVTAGGRRHAPVFLATEFSRHGAEAHERTDGPSSTMGLEDERTN
- a CDS encoding helicase C-terminal domain-containing protein; the encoded protein is MEWIIVDVETTGLDPERAEILEIGALKVVGNEVLETFHTLVRPEQPIPDEITRLTGLSDEDVSAAPAEREALGRFAAFVGTTPLAAHHLAFERNFLQTRAARHGLSLQVGDGLCTLQLARILAPRLMSHRLEYLARRLRLRASGAHRALADAQTAHQLLLRLQEKAERLPRELLDVLAGLAGLFSPLTSAWFEQVRSTCGPQTADLEERQGLFFTKPAAMPRPDVPDELAQIDPAKLKEIGRRAIEMLQEGGALAALMPEFEARPGQLAMAEAVAQALAEGKHAMVEAGTGTGKSLAYLVPGVLVAMATGEPVVVSTHTLSLQDQIAERDFPLLRKMFGEDLRLVVQKGRNNYVCLRKVRSEARLTTMATPIEDILSVMAILVWLTETPDGTRETLSKSSVGPSLWARVQSESESCINRRCPFFHPCYYFRTKQAAQHAHVIVTNHSLVMSDLASEHHVLPKYQHLIVDEAHHLEEQATHHLGFEVQSGGMAALSHRLVRDRGRGGVLAEVARLLEELDMRGKVLDDLEEGKEWVATVAGEVDEAFQAIAAYLPPGQSEIRLDASWRASDSFQAYRAAMERAEAGVKRLEQLRTRLVELVKSLPSEDHVGRVVDASGFLGSWLDGIGRMREVMEDRPDDVTWAEVQASGARTRVSVHRAPVDVARVLKQQLFDPLRSVILTSATLAVNGEFGFAIQKLGLRDDAEQERVVTRTVPSPFAMDKQARLFVPSDVPDIAAASTEESAAWLTTSLVDLAEATQGRMLVLFTSHALLRETAKLARKPLADRGLSLLAQDVDGSRAALLEAFRAHPMSVMFGAQTFWEGIDLPGDQLTSLVIVRLPFSPPTHPVTAARLERLQASGQNAFRALSLPEAVVRFRQGVGRLIRTQQDRGVIVVYDKRVITQRYGSMFWKSIPGLRPIVLPERDLVAAVQKFLHTAPRSPAHRAEATVSP